The genomic segment TGGCAATCTATTGCTGGCTGAACTGGCGGGCGCTCAGGTGCACACCTACTCAGCTCAAGAGTATCAGCGCAATCTATCGCAGTTGCTCAGCGCACGGGCGGAGCAGCTGATTCTGGAGGGGCGAAAGCCTTATATTATTCCCACTGGTGCCAGCGATGAAGTTGGCTTATGGGGGTATGTGGCAGCGGCCCGTGAGCTGGCCGAGGACTTTCGTAAAGCGCGAATCGATAACCCCTTGGTGGTGTGTGCGGCGGGTTCGGGCGGCACCTTGGCAGGGCTTGCGGTAGGTCTTGCTAACTACTGCCCTCAGGCAGAGGTGCTGGGTATAGCGGTGTGTGACAACGAGAGTTATTTTTGTCGCCGCGTCGAAGAAGATGTGCAGGCTGCAATAGCGCGCTACCCGGGCTCAGGGCTGAAGCTACCCGTTAATTTTACTATTAATGATGCGTATATTGGCCCCGGTTACGCTCTGGGTTATCCAGCTTTGTTCGAGTCTATTAGTACATTAGCTGCGGGTAGCGGCATCATTCTCGATCCGGTGTATACCGGCAAGGCGTTTTACGGCATGCTGGATTTACTTGAGAGAGGTGAGCTGAGCCAGCGAGATATTGTTTTTGTTCACACTGGCGGCATCTTCGGTGTTTTTCCGCAGCGCGATAACCTGCAACTTCGAAAAGTCTAGGTACCGGAAATCTTATGGAATCATTAGAGCAGTTTTTCTCGGCATTAAGCGGTTTTATTTGGGGTAAATATTTTCTTCTCTGGCTCTTGCCTTTGGTTGGTGTTTTTTTGAT from the Gilvimarinus sp. DA14 genome contains:
- a CDS encoding 1-aminocyclopropane-1-carboxylate deaminase/D-cysteine desulfhydrase; this encodes MNRLNYPPRLHLAQLPTPLTPLHLPQLSGAQRLWIKRDDLTGSLLSGNKVRKLEFILAEAQGADTLITCGGLQSNHCRATAIIAAQQGLHCELILRGEAAGASDGNLLLAELAGAQVHTYSAQEYQRNLSQLLSARAEQLILEGRKPYIIPTGASDEVGLWGYVAAARELAEDFRKARIDNPLVVCAAGSGGTLAGLAVGLANYCPQAEVLGIAVCDNESYFCRRVEEDVQAAIARYPGSGLKLPVNFTINDAYIGPGYALGYPALFESISTLAAGSGIILDPVYTGKAFYGMLDLLERGELSQRDIVFVHTGGIFGVFPQRDNLQLRKV